One Nitrospiria bacterium genomic window, GCACGGGGGGGAACATCGCCTATAACCGAGAGGAGCTGGTTGAGCATGTGGACTGGGGGCTTCAGGCCAGTCCGACCGGGGAAATCCTGGTCGAGCAGTCCGTCATTGGCTGGAAGGAGTTTGAACTCGAGGTGATGCGGGATCGGAAGGACAACGTCGTGATCGTCTGCCCGATCGAAAATCTCGATCCGATGGGGATCCATACCGGCGACAGCATCACGGTGGCTCCGGCGCAGACGCTGACCGACAAAGAGTATCAGATTATGCGGAACGCCTCCATCGCCATCATGCGGGAGATCGGCGTGGACACGGGCGGATCCAACATCCAGTTTGCCGTCAATCCGGAGAACGGTGAAATGGTCGTGATCGAGATGAACCCGCGGGTTTCCCGCAGCTCGGCGCTGGCCTCGAAGGCGACCGGGTATCCGATCGCCAAGATCGCGGCGAAGCTGGCGATCGGATATACCTTGGATGAGATTCCGAACGACATCACCAAAGTGACCCCGGCCAGCTTCGAGCCGACGATCGATTATGTCGTGGTCAAATTCCCGCGGTTTGCCTTCGAGAAATTCCCGCAGGCGGACGCGACCCTCACGACGCAGATGAAGTCGGTGGGGGAAGCGATGGCGATCGGCCGGACGTTCAAGGAGGCCCTGCAAAAGGCGATCCGGTCCCTGGAGATCGAC contains:
- the carB gene encoding carbamoyl-phosphate synthase large subunit; protein product: MPKRTDIKKILLIGSGPIVIGQACEFDYSGTQACKALKEEGYQVVLVNSNPATIMTDPELADRTYIEPIIPEIIEKIIEQERPDALLPTMGGQTALNIAMVLARDGILEKYGLKLIGANYDAINKAENRDIFRQLMWKINLKVPNSAYARTRDEAMHVIEQIGYPAIIRPSFTLGGTGGNIAYNREELVEHVDWGLQASPTGEILVEQSVIGWKEFELEVMRDRKDNVVIVCPIENLDPMGIHTGDSITVAPAQTLTDKEYQIMRNASIAIMREIGVDTGGSNIQFAVNPENGEMVVIEMNPRVSRSSALASKATGYPIAKIAAKLAIGYTLDEIPNDITKVTPASFEPTIDYVVVKFPRFAFEKFPQADATLTTQMKSVGEAMAIGRTFKEALQKAIRSLEIDSFGLEQRLHRLKPRGDNGENDKDLIRSRIETPGWDRL